The following proteins are co-located in the Haemorhous mexicanus isolate bHaeMex1 chromosome 30, bHaeMex1.pri, whole genome shotgun sequence genome:
- the LOC132339871 gene encoding tetraspanin-15-like isoform X2: MPVQLLGLLLLAVGIYAEAERQRHRTLEGIFLAPAVLLLLLGSCVFLVSFVGMVGSLRDNRALLRTFFWVLLLIFLTELLLILVEIIFESKMNEVFHSNIQEGIRHYYDDLDFKNILDFVQEKFSCCGGDEFRDWEVNQYHQCNGSGALACGVPHSCCVRGAPGGVVNTLCGYRALDKERLELLGTIHVRGCIHAVGLWLKDNFQATLAIVCSLLLPQVLGLAMAWLHWQQLNELRSRCDSVDSRPVPAAAGAAPLDLRGAGCCWCLPREGGYGNPGNAGPEEEEEEEEEEEEGAACLKV, encoded by the exons ATGCCcgtgcagctgctggggctgctgctcctggccgtgGGGATCTACGCCGAGGCGGAGCGGCAGCGGCACCGCACGCTGGAGGGGATCTTCCTGGCGCCggccgtgctgctgctcctgctgggatcctgcGTCTTCCTGGTGTCCTTCGTGGGCATGGTCGGCAGCCTCCGCGACAACCGCGCCCTGCTCCGCACG TtcttctgggtgctgctgctgatctTCCTGacggagctgctgctgatcctCGTGGAGATCATCTTCGAGAGCaag ATGAACGAGGTTTTCCACTCCAACATCCAGGAGGGAATCCGGCACTACTACGACGACCTGGACTTCAAAAATATCCTGGATTTTGTGCAGGAAAAG ttttcctgCTGTGGAGGGGACGAATTCCGGGACTGGGAGGTGAACCAGTACCACCAGTGCAACGGCAGCGGGGCCCTGGCCTGCGGGGTGCCCCACTCCTGCTGCGTCCGAGGG GCTCCCGGCGGAGTGGTGAACACCCTGTGCGGGTACCGCGCCCTGGACAAGGAG cgcctggagctgctgggcaccaTCCACGTCCGGGGCTGCATCCACGCCGTGGGGCTCTGGCTCAAGGACAACTTCCAGGCCACCCTGGCCATcgtctgctccctgctgctgcctcag gtgctggggctggccatGGCCTggctgcactggcagcagctgaacGAGCTCCGTTCCCGCTGCGATTCCGTGGATTCCCGGCCGGTCCCGGCGGCTGCGGGCGCGGCCCCGCTGGATCTGCGCGGCGccggctgctgctggtgcctgccCCGGGAGGGCGGCTACGGAAACCCCGGGAATGCCGGcccggaggaggaggaggaggaggaggaggaggaggaggaaggagccgCCTGCCTCAAAGTGTGA
- the LOC132339871 gene encoding tetraspanin-15-like isoform X5: MARTCRESQFYYYGIKFALSAYATLFSFFWVLLLIFLTELLLILVEIIFESKMNEVFHSNIQEGIRHYYDDLDFKNILDFVQEKFSCCGGDEFRDWEVNQYHQCNGSGALACGVPHSCCVRGAPGGVVNTLCGYRALDKERLELLGTIHVRGCIHAVGLWLKDNFQATLAIVCSLLLPQVLGLAMAWLHWQQLNELRSRCDSVDSRPVPAAAGAAPLDLRGAGCCWCLPREGGYGNPGNAGPEEEEEEEEEEEEGAACLKV; the protein is encoded by the exons ATGGCCCGGACCTGCCGCGAGTCCCAGTTTTATTACTACGGCATCAAATTCGCGCTCTCCGCCTACGCCACGCTCTTCTCG TtcttctgggtgctgctgctgatctTCCTGacggagctgctgctgatcctCGTGGAGATCATCTTCGAGAGCaag ATGAACGAGGTTTTCCACTCCAACATCCAGGAGGGAATCCGGCACTACTACGACGACCTGGACTTCAAAAATATCCTGGATTTTGTGCAGGAAAAG ttttcctgCTGTGGAGGGGACGAATTCCGGGACTGGGAGGTGAACCAGTACCACCAGTGCAACGGCAGCGGGGCCCTGGCCTGCGGGGTGCCCCACTCCTGCTGCGTCCGAGGG GCTCCCGGCGGAGTGGTGAACACCCTGTGCGGGTACCGCGCCCTGGACAAGGAG cgcctggagctgctgggcaccaTCCACGTCCGGGGCTGCATCCACGCCGTGGGGCTCTGGCTCAAGGACAACTTCCAGGCCACCCTGGCCATcgtctgctccctgctgctgcctcag gtgctggggctggccatGGCCTggctgcactggcagcagctgaacGAGCTCCGTTCCCGCTGCGATTCCGTGGATTCCCGGCCGGTCCCGGCGGCTGCGGGCGCGGCCCCGCTGGATCTGCGCGGCGccggctgctgctggtgcctgccCCGGGAGGGCGGCTACGGAAACCCCGGGAATGCCGGcccggaggaggaggaggaggaggaggaggaggaggaggaaggagccgCCTGCCTCAAAGTGTGA
- the LOC132339871 gene encoding tetraspanin-15-like isoform X1: MARTCRESQFYYYGIKFALSAYATLFSLLGLLLLAVGIYAEAERQRHRTLEGIFLAPAVLLLLLGSCVFLVSFVGMVGSLRDNRALLRTFFWVLLLIFLTELLLILVEIIFESKMNEVFHSNIQEGIRHYYDDLDFKNILDFVQEKFSCCGGDEFRDWEVNQYHQCNGSGALACGVPHSCCVRGAPGGVVNTLCGYRALDKERLELLGTIHVRGCIHAVGLWLKDNFQATLAIVCSLLLPQVLGLAMAWLHWQQLNELRSRCDSVDSRPVPAAAGAAPLDLRGAGCCWCLPREGGYGNPGNAGPEEEEEEEEEEEEGAACLKV; the protein is encoded by the exons ATGGCCCGGACCTGCCGCGAGTCCCAGTTTTATTACTACGGCATCAAATTCGCGCTCTCCGCCTACGCCACGCTCTTCTCG ctgctggggctgctgctcctggccgtgGGGATCTACGCCGAGGCGGAGCGGCAGCGGCACCGCACGCTGGAGGGGATCTTCCTGGCGCCggccgtgctgctgctcctgctgggatcctgcGTCTTCCTGGTGTCCTTCGTGGGCATGGTCGGCAGCCTCCGCGACAACCGCGCCCTGCTCCGCACG TtcttctgggtgctgctgctgatctTCCTGacggagctgctgctgatcctCGTGGAGATCATCTTCGAGAGCaag ATGAACGAGGTTTTCCACTCCAACATCCAGGAGGGAATCCGGCACTACTACGACGACCTGGACTTCAAAAATATCCTGGATTTTGTGCAGGAAAAG ttttcctgCTGTGGAGGGGACGAATTCCGGGACTGGGAGGTGAACCAGTACCACCAGTGCAACGGCAGCGGGGCCCTGGCCTGCGGGGTGCCCCACTCCTGCTGCGTCCGAGGG GCTCCCGGCGGAGTGGTGAACACCCTGTGCGGGTACCGCGCCCTGGACAAGGAG cgcctggagctgctgggcaccaTCCACGTCCGGGGCTGCATCCACGCCGTGGGGCTCTGGCTCAAGGACAACTTCCAGGCCACCCTGGCCATcgtctgctccctgctgctgcctcag gtgctggggctggccatGGCCTggctgcactggcagcagctgaacGAGCTCCGTTCCCGCTGCGATTCCGTGGATTCCCGGCCGGTCCCGGCGGCTGCGGGCGCGGCCCCGCTGGATCTGCGCGGCGccggctgctgctggtgcctgccCCGGGAGGGCGGCTACGGAAACCCCGGGAATGCCGGcccggaggaggaggaggaggaggaggaggaggaggaggaaggagccgCCTGCCTCAAAGTGTGA
- the LOC132339871 gene encoding tetraspanin-15-like isoform X3 yields MARTCRESQFYYYGIKFALSAYATLFSLLGLLLLAVGIYAEAERQRHRTLEGIFLAPAVLLLLLGSCVFLVSFVGMVGSLRDNRALLRTMNEVFHSNIQEGIRHYYDDLDFKNILDFVQEKFSCCGGDEFRDWEVNQYHQCNGSGALACGVPHSCCVRGAPGGVVNTLCGYRALDKERLELLGTIHVRGCIHAVGLWLKDNFQATLAIVCSLLLPQVLGLAMAWLHWQQLNELRSRCDSVDSRPVPAAAGAAPLDLRGAGCCWCLPREGGYGNPGNAGPEEEEEEEEEEEEGAACLKV; encoded by the exons ATGGCCCGGACCTGCCGCGAGTCCCAGTTTTATTACTACGGCATCAAATTCGCGCTCTCCGCCTACGCCACGCTCTTCTCG ctgctggggctgctgctcctggccgtgGGGATCTACGCCGAGGCGGAGCGGCAGCGGCACCGCACGCTGGAGGGGATCTTCCTGGCGCCggccgtgctgctgctcctgctgggatcctgcGTCTTCCTGGTGTCCTTCGTGGGCATGGTCGGCAGCCTCCGCGACAACCGCGCCCTGCTCCGCACG ATGAACGAGGTTTTCCACTCCAACATCCAGGAGGGAATCCGGCACTACTACGACGACCTGGACTTCAAAAATATCCTGGATTTTGTGCAGGAAAAG ttttcctgCTGTGGAGGGGACGAATTCCGGGACTGGGAGGTGAACCAGTACCACCAGTGCAACGGCAGCGGGGCCCTGGCCTGCGGGGTGCCCCACTCCTGCTGCGTCCGAGGG GCTCCCGGCGGAGTGGTGAACACCCTGTGCGGGTACCGCGCCCTGGACAAGGAG cgcctggagctgctgggcaccaTCCACGTCCGGGGCTGCATCCACGCCGTGGGGCTCTGGCTCAAGGACAACTTCCAGGCCACCCTGGCCATcgtctgctccctgctgctgcctcag gtgctggggctggccatGGCCTggctgcactggcagcagctgaacGAGCTCCGTTCCCGCTGCGATTCCGTGGATTCCCGGCCGGTCCCGGCGGCTGCGGGCGCGGCCCCGCTGGATCTGCGCGGCGccggctgctgctggtgcctgccCCGGGAGGGCGGCTACGGAAACCCCGGGAATGCCGGcccggaggaggaggaggaggaggaggaggaggaggaggaaggagccgCCTGCCTCAAAGTGTGA
- the LOC132339871 gene encoding tetraspanin-15-like isoform X4, whose amino-acid sequence MARTCRESQFYYYGIKFALSAYATLFSLLGLLLLAVGIYAEAERQRHRTLEGIFLAPAVLLLLLGSCVFLVSFVGMVGSLRDNRALLRTFFWVLLLIFLTELLLILVEIIFESKMNEVFHSNIQEGIRHYYDDLDFKNILDFVQEKFSCCGGDEFRDWEVNQYHQCNGSGALACGVPHSCCVRGAPGGVVNTLCGYRALDKERLELLGTIHVRGCIHAVGLWLKDNFQATLAIVCSLLLPQPQPCPVPALPLGGCSELGGAVTARSRYWIHP is encoded by the exons ATGGCCCGGACCTGCCGCGAGTCCCAGTTTTATTACTACGGCATCAAATTCGCGCTCTCCGCCTACGCCACGCTCTTCTCG ctgctggggctgctgctcctggccgtgGGGATCTACGCCGAGGCGGAGCGGCAGCGGCACCGCACGCTGGAGGGGATCTTCCTGGCGCCggccgtgctgctgctcctgctgggatcctgcGTCTTCCTGGTGTCCTTCGTGGGCATGGTCGGCAGCCTCCGCGACAACCGCGCCCTGCTCCGCACG TtcttctgggtgctgctgctgatctTCCTGacggagctgctgctgatcctCGTGGAGATCATCTTCGAGAGCaag ATGAACGAGGTTTTCCACTCCAACATCCAGGAGGGAATCCGGCACTACTACGACGACCTGGACTTCAAAAATATCCTGGATTTTGTGCAGGAAAAG ttttcctgCTGTGGAGGGGACGAATTCCGGGACTGGGAGGTGAACCAGTACCACCAGTGCAACGGCAGCGGGGCCCTGGCCTGCGGGGTGCCCCACTCCTGCTGCGTCCGAGGG GCTCCCGGCGGAGTGGTGAACACCCTGTGCGGGTACCGCGCCCTGGACAAGGAG cgcctggagctgctgggcaccaTCCACGTCCGGGGCTGCATCCACGCCGTGGGGCTCTGGCTCAAGGACAACTTCCAGGCCACCCTGGCCATcgtctgctccctgctgctgcctcag cctcagccctgccctgttcCCGCTCTCCCCCTCGGCGGCTGCTCCGAGCTCGGCGGTGCCGTAACCGCGCGGAGCCGATATTGGATCCATCCATAA